The following are from one region of the Neurospora crassa OR74A linkage group III, whole genome shotgun sequence genome:
- the mip-1 gene encoding DNA polymerase gamma: MLTPVRCRTVPNATVATAARVLRRANLFSRYPRQLGHLRWDSTIAQVLERKGLGVPSTARHNEIGVQQLSEHLYKQLFPRGNTDPPAPELIELAKDHLARHDLLGKTTDKTPPIAFQLPALVGDTLDEHFHKLGVDAAEPFLTHAKQFADAHLPPKPTSWVRRSGWTKYNRDGTTENDVLPQGNMMCFDVEVMYKDNPYAVMACAGTPDAWYAWLSPWLLGETENKAQLVPMGDPTVDRIIVGHNIGYDRAKILEEYDLKQTRNFFLDTMSLHVAVNGMCSQQRPTWMKHKKARELREKAEHESASVELQEVLQGGSLTAEEADLWVDKSSINSLRDVAQFHLNVKIDKDIRDVFAETDRNVILNQLDDLLTYCAADVQVTHQVYQVVFPNFLGVCPHPVSFAALRHLASVILPVNKTWDTYIETAEATYLQMLHGVQERLFTLMERTLDYKADPEKYLSDPWLSQLDWSGQEIKMAKPKKKGDVERPALNQKLPGYPQWYKDLFVKVPKELSGLDEPDKEQENRKARHEFINLTVRSRIAPLLLKLSWEGYPLFWSDQFGWTFQVPREKAETFIQRQMTPVQFEDPDVDDRLRMDVDHKYFKLPHKDGPNARCVNPMAKGYLPYFEKGILSSEYPYAKEALEMNASCSYWISARERIKNQMVVYEDQLPPSQRFVNKDADSNTPIGGFVLPQVIPMGTITRRAVERTWLTASNAKKNRVGSELKAMVRAPPGYVFVGADVDSEELWIASVVGDATFKLHGGNAIGFMTLEGTKSQGTDLHSRTASILGITRNDAKVFNYGRIYGAGLKFASQLLRQFNPSLTEAETTAIATKLYDATKGAKTNRKSLYKRPFWRGGTESFVFNMLEEFAEQERPRTPVLGAGITEALMSRWVSKGGFLTSRINWAIQSSGVDYLHLLIIAMDYLTRRFNLACRLAITVHDEIRYLAEEPDKYRVAMALQIANLWTRVMFAQQVGIQDLPQSCAFFSAVDIDHVLRKEVDMDCITPSNPIPIAHGESIDIFQILEKGDDAKLDDSIVPQSQYAPRLENIPYTPRVPVMQRLRERAEAGDHQAFLRFIRAQITNSDEELKRIIAETRYSDPYGAFSLASNGRVSGNPHQRHAAVHASTKTAAAPSKPSIASRFDSVSQASRIKSVAAGSDEPTIRATKAQGKAMAKASGTKLAASTKDTVLNVTIKKKVAAPEMAAVPSTSSESKSKASATTSTTTTENATASPSSSSNVDAKKTTSKTKPTHKKETEGEPFPSLDDPVIAARLEAVSKTSPGTRASVAAKLDALASFSMRAAAAAEAAVTTTTTPEPPTNPPPVAPKAKEPTTTMAEKVLKPTAVPKNPTPTLTPTTKKSNPTSTPTTPKPVGRPRTTPILPYTAPKKKLPSSAFSKEQKEPMSVSEAVWTASVGGRATTTTATATATGDEKKKTTTTPSWKPVKESLFGRGVYIP, from the coding sequence ATGCTGACCCCCGTCCGCTGCCGGACGGTACCAAATGCGACTGTTGCGACCGCCGCCCGAGTCCTTCGCCGAGCCAACCTCTTTTCCCGATATCCTCGACAGCTCGGACACCTACGATGGGACTCGACTATCGCCCAAGTGCTCGAGCGCAAGGGCCTCGGCGTCCCCTCCACAGCGCGCCATAACGAGATCGGTGTCCAGCAGCTCAGCGAGCACCTCTACAAGCAGCTTTTCCCCCGCGGAAACACCGACCCTCCTGCTCCCGAACTCATCGAGCTGGCCAAGGACCACCTTGCCCGCCATGACTTGCTGGGAAAGACCACCGATAAGACTCCTCCTATCGCATTTCAACTACCGGCCTTGGTGGGCGATACCCTCGACGAACACTTCCACAAGCTGGGCGTCGACGCCGCCGAACCCTTCCTTACCCATGCCAAGCAGTTCGCAGACGCCCATCTACCCCCCAAGCCGACGAGTTGGGTACGGAGGAGTGGCTGGACAAAATACAACCGCGATGGCACGACCGAGAACGACGTCCTGCCCCAGGGCAACATGATGTGCTTCGATGTGGAGGTCATGTATAAGGATAACCCCTATGCTGTCATGGCATGTGCTGGTACTCCGGATGCCTGGTATGCCTGGCTGTCGCCGTGGCTGCTTGGAGAGACGGAAAATAAGGCCCAGTTGGTACCAATGGGCGATCCAACCGTCGACAGAATCATCGTGGGTCACAACATTGGCTACGACCGTGCCAAGATACTGGAGGAATACGACCTGAAGCAGACGAGGAACTTCTTTCTTGACACCATGTCTCTGCATGTCGCTGTGAACGGAATGTGCTCCCAACAACGACCGACGTGGATGAAACACAAGAAAGCCAGAGAACTACGGGAGAAGGCAGAGCATGAAAGTGCCAGTGTAGAACTGCAAGAAGTCTTGCAGGGCGGTTCCCTCAcggccgaggaggccgaCCTCTGGGTCGATAAAAGCTCCATCAACTCGCTAAGAGACGTGGCCCAATTCCACCTCAACGTCAAGATCGACAAGGATATCAGGGATGTCTTTGCGGAAACAGATCGAAATGTGATTCTGAACCAGCTGGACGATCTCCTGACTTACTGTGCGGCAGATGTTCAAGTCACCCACCAGGTTTACCAGGTCGTGTTCCCTAACTTTCTCGGAGTCTGTCCTCATCCCGTCAGCTTTGCCGCTCTACGCCACCTCGCCTCCGTCATTCTGCCCGTCAACAAGACTTGGGATACTTATATCGAGACAGCGGAGGCAACATACCTGCAAATGTTACACGGCGTTCAGGAGCGCCTTTTCACTCTGATGGAGAGGACGCTGGATTATAAGGCCGACCCTGAAAAATATCTTTCTGATCCTTGGTTGAGCCAACTAGACTGGTCAGGACAGGAGATCAAGATggccaagcccaagaaaaAGGGCGACGTGGAACGGCCAGCCCTGAATCAGAAACTACCAGGCTATCCCCAATGGTACAAGGATCTGTTTGTAAAGGTTCCCAAGGAGCTCTCGGGCTTGGACGAACCCGACAAAGAGCAGGAAAATAGAAAGGCTCGACATGAATTCATCAATCTCACCGTCCGTTCACGGATAGCCCCGTTGCTCCTCAAATTATCATGGGAAGGCTACCCCTTATTCTGGTCCGATCAATTTGGCTGGACGTTCCAGGTCCCACGAGAAAAAGCAGAGACCTTTATTCAGCGCCAGATGACACCTGTTCAATTTGAGGACCCAGATGTCGATGATCGACTTAGGATGGATGTTGATCACAAGTACTTCAAACTTCCTCACAAAGATGGCCCGAACGCTAGATGTGTCAACCCAATGGCCAAGGGTTATCTTCCCTACTTTGAAAAGGGCATCCTTTCTTCCGAGTACCCCTACGCAAAGGAAGCCCTGGAAATGAATGCTTCTTGTTCATACTGGATCAGTGCTCGAGAGAGAATCAAGAATCAGATGGTTGTCTATGAAGATCAGCTTCCTCCGTCTCAGAGATTTGTCAACAAGGATGCAGACAGCAACACCCCTATTGGCGGCTTTGTTCTTCCCCAGGTCATTCCTATGGGTACCATTACTCGTCGTGCTGTCGAGAGAACATGGTTGACGGCATCCAATGCCAAGAAGAACCGTGTTGGATCAGAGCTCAAAGCCATGGTTCGCGCACCACCAGGTTATGTCTTTGTCGGTGCCGATGTTGACTCGGAAGAACTTTGGATTGCCTCTGTTGTTGGAGACGCTACTTTCAAACTGCATGGTGGTAATGCCATCGGCTTCATGACCCTTGAGGGTACCAAATCCCAGGGCACTGATCTCCACAGTCGGACGGCTTCCATTCTGGGCATCACCCGTAATGACGCAAAAGTGTTTAACTATGGCCGTATCTACGGCGCCGGTCTCAAGTTCGCATCTCAGCTTCTCCGGCAGTTCAACCCTAGCTTGACCGAGGCGGAAACGACTGCCATCGCGACAAAGCTCTACGATGCCACCAAAGGTGCCAAAACTAACCGCAAGAGCCTTTACAAGCGGCCCTTCTGGCGAGGCGGTACCGAGTCCTTCGTGTTTAACATGCTTGAAGAGTTTGCCGAGCAAGAGCGTCCTCGTACCCCGGTTCTCGGTGCGGGCATCACAGAGGCCCTCATGAGCCGCTGGGTCAGCAAAGGCGGGTTCCTGACTTCGCGTATCAACTGGGCCATCCAATCTAGTGGTGTCGATTACCTTCACTTGCTCATCATCGCTATGGACTATCTCACTCGCCGCTTCAACCTCGCCTGCCGGTTGGCCATCACTGTGCACGACGAAATCCGCTATCTTGCCGAGGAACCTGACAAATACCGGGTAGCCATGGCACTGCAGATTGCCAACCTGTGGACTCGTGTCATGTTCGCGCAGCAAGTCGGCATTCAAGATCTACCGCAGTCCTGCGCCTTCTTCAGCGCTGTGGACATCGACCACGTGCTTCGGAAGGAGGTCGACATGGATTGTATCACGCCTAGTAACCCGATACCCATTGCGCACGGCGAGAGCATCGATATCTTCCAGATCCTGGAGAAGGGAGACGACGCAAAGCTGGATGACAGCATTGTCCCTCAGTCTCAATATGCACCTCGCCTGGAGAACATCCCGTATACGCCTCGTGTGCCTGTGATGCAGAGGCTTCGCGAGAGGGCCGAGGCCGGCGATCACCAAGCCTTCCTTCGGTTCATCCGGGCACAGATTACCAATTCCGATGAAGAGCTGAAGAGGATCATCGCAGAGACAAGGTATAGTGACCCATATGGTGCCTTTTCCCTGGCTTCGAATGGAAGAGTATCAGGCAATCCACATCAGCGGCATGCCGCTGTACATGCTTCGACAAAGACGGCTGCGGCTCCTTCAAAACCTTCCATCGCAAGTCGTTTCGATTCCGTCTCGCAGGCATCGAGGATCAAGTCCGTCGCAGCTGGCAGTGATGAGCCCACCATCAGAGCGACCAAAGCGCAGGGCAAAGCCATGGCAAAAGCCAGTGGTACAAAACTTGCTGCCTCCACGAAGGATACCGTCCTCAACGTAACGatcaagaagaaggtggcgGCCCCCGAGATGGCGGCTGTTCCGTCAACCTCTTCTGAATCTAAGTCCAAGGCTTCAGCCACAACAAGCACGACAACCACCGAGAACGCCACCGCATccccttcatcctcatcgaaCGTCGATGCAAAGAAAACCACATCCAAAACCAAGCCGACCCACAAGAAGGAGACTGAAGGGGAACCATTTCCCTCCCTTGACGACCCCGTCATCGCCGCCCGCCTCGAAGCCGTCTCCAAGACTTCACCAGGGACCAGGGCTTCCGTCGCCGCGAAGCTAGACGCCCTTGCCTCCTTTTCCATGCGagctgctgcggctgctgaggctgctgtcaccaccaccactactccAGAGCCGCCAACCAACCCTCCCCCCGTTGCTCCCAAGGCAAAGGAACCCACAACCACCATGGCAGAAAAGGTCTTGAAACCTACCGCCGTCCCCAAAAACCCCACTCCTACTCTCAcgcccaccaccaaaaaGTCTAATCCCACATCCACACCAACCACACCAAAACCCGTCGGCCGTCCCCGCACCACCCCCATCCTCCCCTACACCGCTCCCAAGAAAAAGTTGCCCTCGAGCGCGTTTTCCAAAGAGCAAAAGGAGCCCATGTCGGTGTCGGAGGCTGTATGGACTGCGAGTGTTGGTGGTCGTGCTACGACTACTAcagcgacggcgacggcgacgggtgatgaaaagaagaagacaacgaCGACTCCAAGCTGGAAACCGGTGAAAGAGAGTTTGTTCGGGCGAGGGGTTTATATTCCTTGA
- a CDS encoding UDP-glucose,sterol transferase produces the protein MATAFETQPLVATTSDTSDPAPVKLETSTSPTGAQVTVIRDAKGNLLYPSHVPPETQSPSFCPAIPPTSQNKKQDQANPIDKVSESPGLRKTHTEPIKRPMNKQWQTEAPTQTNRQDSFAVPAMKRAGTNTSLWDPRALHAFGDNSDSSSESSSDEEEHAPGHKKPLFRKKQADKKQHERHGHFGKFNVGNENYRTKGRVSKRDGRLNISVNDTSSTGYLAKALGMAAKKVMPARGENSNKNAEHIRKSSVVSRLSTASTTAGPDKISCPKLNIVIMVIGSRGDAQPFLKIGKVLKEQYGHRVRIATHPAFRDFVEKDSGLEFFSVGGDPAELMSFMVKNPGMIPTLESVKAGDIGKRRAAMAGMFQGFWRACINATDDERDVHNLKMMGRMDPFVADAIIANPPSFAHIHCAEALGIPVHLMFTFPYTPTQAFPHPLASIKKSNVDPGYTNWISYPLVEMMVWQGLGDLVNDFRVKTLGLDPVSTLWAPGATYRLHVPFSYLWSPGIVAKPEDWGDEIDVSGFVFLELASTFQPPDDLVKFLEAGEAPVYIGFGSIVVDDADRFTQMIFDAVKLAGVRALVSKGWGGLGGDSLDVPENIYMLDNTPHDWLFPRVRACVIHGGAGTTAIALKCGKPTMIVPFFGDQHFWGAMVSNSKAGPEPVPYKSLTAEKLADGIKYCLTDEAVKAVEEIAHRISEEGDGAENACKAFHKGLMLHGDRSMRCSILRDKVAVWQVKGSPTGLKLSAMAADLAVEKRLTSWKNLRLLRHVEWNDFEGPGEPVTGVAGTVVSTVGDVFSGIGGVPIRLGKKAKQRKVKKQEKRERREKKLKAREARLEGKGKAKEKGNSAVNGEKVKKPSEQQNGTIQKVETKDHAAAAAAAADDNKSDARFSGRSSDSKPDDATAVDNNSNETTPDSGQSLPNITTTTTNAIHNTRSRFDSPPPSPSSSPLHAPIRPATDHRTDTNLTTMTTTTNGGESTTDPAEVAEEIVHEIGQGAIKSASAIARAPVDLSIALAQGFHNAPRLYGDDTVRRPTRVTGIKSGLKAAGHEFVFGIYDGWTGLVRLPYRGFKEGGISSKPSGSASRPGTGTGTGSQGGSTANDNNDAGAGSTKPAPAGRMVGLVKGVGMGLTGFVLKDISAIIGPIGYTLKGVVKQAQRGRGPAKYIRKARIVQGARELEAVSPEERRRRMEEVVEGWKILRELWDELQEVERGDKGRKQKTMKNSNSNKQAITNGKATNGTPVVDGVVSNGVKNEKERKDNTMEQKRAQKRWVMARGLGRRRRVAVQGEAFESVEMARKALEELRASSS, from the coding sequence ATGGCTACCGCTTTCGAAACGCAACCGCTGGTTGCAACAACCTCAGATACCTCCGATCCAGCTCCCGTCAAGCTCGAAACAAGCACGAGTCCGACCGGCGCCCAAGTCACTGTCATTCGCGACGCCAAGGGTAACCTTCTTTACCCTTCCCATGTTCCCCCTGAAACCCAGTCACCGAGCTTCTGCCCAGCCATTCCCCCCACGTCGCAGAACAAAAAGCAAGACCAAGCGAACCCGATAGACAAAGTCTCAGAATCGCCAGGACTGCGAAAAACCCATACCGAACCCATCAAGCGACCCATGAACAAACAATGGCAGACCGAGGCACCGACACAAACCAATAGACAAGACTCCTTTGCCGTCCCGGCTATGAAGCGAGCCGGGACCAACACATCTCTGTGGGATCCCAGGGCACTGCACGCCTTTGGCGACAACTCGGATTCCAGTAGCGAGTCCTCAtcggatgaagaagagcatGCCCCTGGACACAAGAAGCCCCTCTTTCGGAAGAAACAAGCCGACAAAAAACAGCATGAACGGCACGGCCACTTTGGTAAATTCAATGTTGGAAATGAAAACTACAGGACAAAGGGCAGGGTCTCCAAGCGTGACGGCCGCCTCAACATCTCGGTCAACGACACGAGCAGTACGGGTTATCTGGCAAAGGCCCTGGGTATGGCAGCCAAGAAGGTGATGCCAGCAAGGGGCGAAAATTCCAACAAGAACGCCGAGCACATCAGAAAGTCTTCGGTCGTGTCGCGACTCTCCACAGCCTCGACTACGGCCGGTCCAGACAAGATTTCCTGCCCAAAGCTAAACATTGTCATTATGGTCATCGGTTCCCGCGGCGATGCGCAACCCTTCTTGAAGATTGGAAAGGTTCTGAAAGAGCAGTACGGCCATCGCGTGCGTATCGCTACACACCCTGCCTTTCGCGACTTTGTCGAGAAGGATTCCGGCCTCGAGTTCTTTTCCGTCGGCGGCGATCCAGCAGAGCTCATGAGCTTCATGGTCAAGAATCCCGGCATGATCCCGACTCTGGAATCAGTAAAAGCTGGCGACATTGGAAAGCGACGTGCCGCCATGGCGGGCATGTTTCAAGGTTTCTGGCGAGCTTGCATCAATGCCACCGATGACGAGCGGGATGTTCACAACCTCAAAATGATGGGACGCATGGACCCCTTTGTAGCCGATGCCATCATCGCCAACCCTCCCAGCTTTGCCCATATCCACTGCGCCGAGGCGCTGGGTATTCCCGTCCATTTGATGTTTACCTTCCCATACACCCCCACCCAAGCGTTTCCCCATCCACTCGCCAGCATCAAAAAGTCCAATGTCGACCCTGGCTATACGAACTGGATCTCCTATCCTCTAGTAGAGATGATGGTTTGGCAAGGTCTCGGCGATTTGGTTAATGATTTCCGCGTCAAGACACTCGGTCTCGATCCCGTTTCTACCCTCTGGGCCCCCGGTGCTACCTACCGTCTGCACGTCCCATTCAGCTACCTCTGGAGTCCCGGTATTGTCGCCAAGCCCGAGGACTGGGGCGATGAGATTGACGTATCCGGCTTTGTCTTCCTCGAGCTGGCTTCCACCTTCCAGCCTCCCGATGACCTTGTTAAATTCCTCGAAGCAGGCGAGGCCCCTGTTTATATCGGGTTCGGATCCATCGTCGTTGACGACGCAGACAGGTTCACGCAGATGATCTTCGATGCCGTCAAGCTAGCCGGTGTGCGCGCCCTCGTCTCCAAAGGCTGGGGTGGTCTTGGTGGCGACAGTCTCGACGTTCCCGAGAACATCTACATGCTCGACAACACACCGCACGACTGGCTCTTTCCCCGGGTGCGCGCTTGCGTGATTCACGGTGGTGCAGGCACCACTGCTATTGCGCTCAAGTGTGGCAAGCCGACCATGATTGTGCCCTTCTTTGGCGACCAGCATTTCTGGGGTGCCATGGTGAGTAACTCCAAGGCTGGCCCGGAGCCTGTGCCGTACAAGAGTCTGACGGCGGAGAAACTCGCCGACGGAATCAAGTACTGTCTCACCGACGAGGCTGTGAAAGCCGTGGAGGAGATTGCTCATCGGATCAGTGAGGAAGGCGATGGTGCCGAGAATGCTTGCAAGGCGTTCCACAAGGGCTTGATGCTCCATGGTGACCGGTCGATGCGGTGCTCAATTCTGAGAGATAAGGTGGCAGTCTGGCAAGTCAAGGGGAGCCCGACAGGTTTGAAGCTGAGTGCCATGGCTGCGGACCTCGCGGTCGAGAAGAGACTCACCTCGTGGAAGAACTTGAGGCTGCTGCGTCATGTCGAGTGGAATGACTTTGAAGGACCTGGTGAGCCGGTGACGGGCGTGGCTGGCACGGTTGTCTCGACGGTAGGCGATGTGTTTTCGGGAATTGGTGGAGTGCCAATCAGGCTGGGCAAGAAGGCCAAACAGAGGAAGGTCAAGAAGcaagagaagagggaaaggcgggagaagaagttgaaggcCCGAGAGGCTAGAttggaggggaaggggaaggccaaggagaagggcaaCTCAGCAGTCAATGGcgagaaggtgaagaagcCGTCTGAGCAGCAAAACGGAACCATCCAAAAAGTCGAAACCAAAGAtcacgccgccgccgccgccgccgccgccgatgatAACAAGTCAGACGCCCGATTTTCCGGTCGATCAAGCGACTCCAAACCAGATGATGCCACCGCTGTCGACAACAACTCCAACGAGACCACCCCCGATTCAGGCCAATCCCtccccaacatcaccacaacaaccaccaacgCCATCCACAACACGCGTTCCCGCTTCGACtccccacccccctccccctcttcatcCCCCCTCCACGCACCCATCCGCCCTGCAACCGACCACCGCACCGACACCAACCTAACCACCatgacaaccaccaccaacggcgGCGAATCGACCACCGACCCGGCCGAGGTCGCCGAGGAGATCGTCCACGAGATCGGCCAAGGCGCCATCAAGTCCGCCTCGGCCATCGCCCGCGCCCCCGTCGACCTCTCCATTGCTCTCGCCCAGGGCTTCCACAACGCGCCCCGTCTGTACGGGGACGACACCGTCCGCCGCCCCACGCGCGTGACGGGGATCAAATCCGGTCTGAAAGCCGCAGGCCACGAGTTTGTGTTTGGGATCTACGATGGCTGGACGGGTCTTGTGCGGTTGCCGTACCGTGGGTTCAAAGAAGGTGGTATCAGCAGCAAACCCTCTGGTTCTGCTTCACGaccaggaacaggaacaggaacagggtCACAAGGAGGCAGCACcgccaacgacaacaacgatgCGGGAGCAGGGTCGACCAAACCAGCTCCCGCGGGACGAATGGTCGGTCTCGTCAAAGGTGTGGGCATGGGACTAACTGGGTTCGTGCTGAAGGACATCTCGGCAATTATCGGCCCGATCGGGTATACACTCAAGGGAGTAGTCAAACAAGCTCAGAGAGGTCGGGGACCGGCCAAATACATCAGGAAGGCGAGGATCGTGCAGGGAGCAAGAGAGCTGGAAGCCGTCAGCCCcgaagagagaagaaggaggatggaggaggtggtggaggggtggAAGATTTTGAGGGAGTTGTGGGACGAGTTGCAGGAGGTTGAGAGGGGGGATAAGGGGAGGAAGCagaagacgatgaagaacagtaatagtaataagcaGGCTATAACGAACGGGAAGGCGACCAATGGAACTCCGGTCGTGGATGGGGTGGTGAGTAATGGTGTGAAgaacgagaaggagaggaaggataatACGATGGAACAAAAACGAGCACAAAAGAGATGGGTGATGGCAAGGGGactaggaagaagaagaagggtagcgGTGCAGGGGGAAGCATTTGAGAGCGTGGAGATGGCGAGGAAGGCTTTGGAGGAGTTGAGGGCTTCTTCGTCGTAG